The Salegentibacter mishustinae genome includes a window with the following:
- a CDS encoding M14 family metallopeptidase, which produces MKFVLFTFVNMEETGFIKALFEDYNSFKNHKISGRYIQQKDIQVLLDNLGEEFSLKEIGTSVLGKPIHSIQFGNGPIKILAWSQMHGNESTTTKAVFDLLNYISIHKQEPLVRSILNNCSLCIIPMLNPDGAEAYTRVNANRIDLNRDAQDLSQPESRILSQVFKNFNPDFCLNLHDQRTIFSAGNNPEPAVLSFLTPSMDKDRQIFPSRIKSMQLIAKIAQDLSELLPGRIGRYDDGFNINCTGDTFQSTKTPTILFEAGHFPGDYKREETRKYVFLALVSVLNSISENNFQQIDYQKYQEIPENEKLFNDIILRDANSENGVVDIAIQYKEIIKDRKLSFFPEIEKIAPKIKKFAHKEIFCENKKIEINDENTLTENVIVNKIVLNGVELPLKCE; this is translated from the coding sequence GTGAAATTTGTATTGTTTACTTTTGTAAACATGGAAGAAACAGGATTTATTAAAGCGCTTTTTGAAGATTATAATTCATTTAAAAACCATAAAATTTCAGGGCGGTATATCCAGCAAAAAGACATTCAAGTTTTGCTGGATAATTTGGGAGAGGAATTTTCGCTAAAAGAAATTGGAACATCGGTTTTAGGAAAACCTATTCATAGTATTCAATTTGGTAATGGACCGATTAAAATTCTTGCCTGGTCACAAATGCATGGAAATGAATCTACCACCACCAAGGCCGTTTTTGATCTGCTTAATTATATAAGTATACATAAACAAGAACCTTTAGTGCGGTCTATTTTGAATAATTGCAGTCTTTGTATTATCCCGATGTTGAATCCAGATGGAGCGGAAGCTTACACTCGCGTAAATGCTAATAGAATAGACTTAAATAGGGATGCGCAGGATTTGAGTCAGCCAGAAAGCAGAATTCTTAGCCAGGTTTTTAAGAATTTCAATCCTGATTTCTGCCTTAACCTACACGATCAACGCACTATATTTAGTGCAGGTAATAATCCTGAACCGGCTGTATTGTCGTTTTTAACGCCTTCAATGGATAAAGACCGGCAAATCTTCCCTTCGCGGATTAAGAGCATGCAGCTTATCGCTAAAATAGCGCAGGATCTTTCTGAATTGTTGCCGGGAAGAATAGGAAGGTATGATGATGGGTTTAATATAAATTGTACCGGAGATACTTTTCAAAGTACAAAAACTCCTACCATTCTTTTTGAAGCAGGGCATTTTCCGGGGGATTACAAGCGGGAAGAAACCAGGAAATACGTCTTTTTAGCGCTGGTTTCGGTTTTAAACTCTATTAGTGAAAATAATTTCCAGCAGATAGATTATCAGAAATACCAGGAAATTCCTGAAAATGAAAAATTGTTTAACGATATTATTTTGAGGGACGCTAACTCAGAAAATGGAGTAGTGGATATTGCTATTCAATATAAAGAAATAATAAAAGATCGAAAATTGTCCTTTTTCCCGGAAATTGAAAAAATAGCACCTAAAATTAAGAAGTTCGCACATAAAGAAATATTTTGTGAGAATAAAAAAATTGAAATTAACGATGAAAATACGCTCACCGAAAACGTTATAGTTAATAAAATAGTCTTAAATGGTGTGGAATTACCTCTTAAATGTGAATAA
- a CDS encoding helix-turn-helix domain-containing protein, with amino-acid sequence MVNTEDFSKRLHRILEFYELSAAGFADKIEVGRSSISHILSGRNKPSLDFVMKIVKSFPEVELYWLLNGKGSFPPSEKPTPPPVAKPEISTTQPPREQNIQEKSEMPFPFPQQGKSKPIRKIVIFYEDGTFEAFEN; translated from the coding sequence ATGGTAAACACGGAAGATTTCTCTAAAAGGTTGCATAGAATACTGGAATTTTATGAATTATCGGCCGCTGGTTTTGCCGATAAAATTGAGGTAGGCCGCTCTTCTATTTCGCATATTTTATCGGGTAGAAATAAACCGAGTTTAGATTTTGTAATGAAGATCGTAAAGTCTTTTCCAGAGGTAGAATTATACTGGCTGTTAAATGGAAAAGGAAGTTTTCCTCCTTCAGAAAAACCCACACCTCCACCTGTGGCCAAACCGGAAATTAGTACAACGCAACCACCACGCGAACAAAATATCCAGGAGAAAAGTGAAATGCCTTTTCCTTTTCCGCAGCAAGGAAAAAGCAAACCCATTAGAAAGATTGTTATTTTTTATGAAGATGGCACTTTTGAGGCCTTTGAAAATTGA
- a CDS encoding Lrp/AsnC family transcriptional regulator has protein sequence MAKFKLDETDHQILDMLIENTRTPFTDIAKKLLISAGTVHVRVKKMEEAGIIKGSSLTLDYKKLGYAFIAYVGVFLKNTSQTKFVLERINEIPFVTVAHVTTGKFNVFCKIRARNTQHAKEVIFQLDDIEGVYRTETMISLEESLNDKKRLMHSIFQDM, from the coding sequence ATGGCCAAGTTTAAATTAGACGAAACAGATCACCAGATTCTCGATATGTTAATTGAGAATACGAGGACCCCATTTACCGATATCGCGAAAAAGCTATTAATATCAGCTGGAACCGTGCACGTGCGTGTAAAGAAAATGGAGGAAGCAGGAATCATTAAAGGTTCTTCACTAACCCTTGATTATAAAAAATTAGGTTATGCGTTTATCGCCTACGTAGGCGTATTCCTAAAGAATACCTCGCAAACAAAATTTGTACTAGAGCGTATTAACGAAATTCCGTTTGTAACTGTAGCCCACGTTACTACAGGTAAATTTAATGTATTCTGTAAGATTAGAGCGCGCAATACACAACACGCTAAAGAAGTGATCTTTCAGTTAGACGATATTGAAGGAGTTTACAGAACAGAAACTATGATTTCTTTAGAAGAGAGCTTAAACGATAAAAAACGCTTAATGCATTCTATCTTTCAGGATATGTAA
- the mscL gene encoding large-conductance mechanosensitive channel protein MscL, translating to MGIIKEFKEFAIKGNMVDMAVGIIIGTAFNSVVNTLVKEVVMPPLSLMTNGIEFADKKWVLRDAVAETEGITAIEEVAIGYGALIEAFLDFIIIGFTIFLVIKVMNRFRTKAENPEDKREVTPKDIELLSKMNHLMEEQNQLLKKNFSNKD from the coding sequence ATGGGAATTATAAAAGAATTTAAAGAGTTTGCCATAAAAGGGAATATGGTAGATATGGCGGTAGGTATTATAATAGGTACCGCTTTTAATTCTGTTGTCAACACCCTGGTTAAAGAAGTGGTGATGCCACCTTTAAGCCTTATGACTAACGGTATTGAATTTGCCGATAAGAAATGGGTGTTACGCGATGCTGTTGCAGAAACAGAAGGTATTACCGCTATTGAGGAAGTGGCGATAGGCTACGGTGCTTTAATAGAAGCTTTCCTGGATTTTATTATTATTGGTTTTACTATTTTTCTGGTCATAAAAGTGATGAATCGTTTTAGAACTAAAGCCGAGAACCCTGAAGACAAGCGGGAAGTGACTCCAAAAGATATTGAGCTTTTATCGAAGATGAACCATTTAATGGAGGAGCAAAACCAGTTGCTTAAAAAGAATTTTTCGAATAAAGATTAA
- a CDS encoding DNA gyrase/topoisomerase IV subunit A produces the protein MEENQEEAKDEHLEQPKEELIKVTGMYKDWFLDYASYVILERAVPAMEDGFKPVQRRIMHSMKDLDDGRYNKVANIVGHTMQYHPHGDASIGDAMVQMGQKDILIDTQGNWGNILTGDRSAAPRYIEARLSKFALEVLFNPKLTEWQLSYDGRKKEPVNLPVKFPMLLAQGAEGIAVGLSTRVLPHNFNELIDASIKHLKGKKFTLFPDFPTGGIADISNYNDGMRGGRVRVRAKISQYDKNTLAITEIPYGTTTTSLIDSILKANDKGKIKVKKIEDNTAAEVEILIHLPNNISPDRTIDALYAFTYCENSIAPLGCVIIDNKPIFLGVSEILRSSTDHTLHLLKRELEITLDELEEQWHFSSLERIFIEKRIYREIEEEETWDGVINAIDEGLKPHIKHLKRAVTREDITRLTEIRIKRISKFDLDKAQQKIESLEDEIANVKHHLDHLVDYAVAYFTKLKKDYGQEKDRKTELRIFDDIEATKVVIRNSKLYVNRKEGFIGTALKKDEYVTDCSDIDDIICFTADGKMMVTKVDTKTFIGKDIIHVAIFKKKDKRTIYNMIYRDGKGGASYIKRFSVTSVTRDREYDLTQGKKDSKVHYFTANPNGEAEVVTIFLRQVGSIKKLKFDVDFADMLIKGRNVKGNIVTKYAVKRVELKEEGVSTLKPRRIWFDETVKRLNVDERGELLGEFRGEDRILIVTQDGTAKTIIPELTTRFDEEMVVLEKWVPKKPISAIYWEPEKERFYVKRFLIENPDKEEKFISEHENSYLELVSTDYYPQAEIVFSKQRGKEQRPNEEVNIEEFISVKGIKALGNQLTTDKVKQINPLEPLPYEEEDETPAEDIEVVDDEAVSDEKNKLNIVGKKEDKADSSESQGTLFDE, from the coding sequence ATGGAAGAAAACCAGGAAGAAGCTAAGGATGAACATTTAGAACAACCAAAAGAAGAGCTTATAAAAGTAACCGGAATGTATAAAGACTGGTTTCTTGACTATGCATCTTATGTGATTCTGGAGCGTGCGGTACCTGCCATGGAAGATGGTTTCAAACCGGTGCAGCGCCGTATCATGCATTCTATGAAAGATCTGGACGATGGCCGTTACAATAAAGTAGCAAATATCGTAGGGCATACCATGCAGTATCACCCACACGGCGATGCCAGTATTGGTGATGCAATGGTACAAATGGGCCAGAAAGATATTCTCATCGATACCCAGGGAAACTGGGGAAATATTTTAACCGGAGACCGATCTGCCGCGCCAAGATATATTGAAGCCCGTTTATCTAAATTCGCGCTGGAAGTCTTATTTAATCCGAAATTAACTGAGTGGCAACTTTCTTATGATGGGAGAAAAAAAGAGCCTGTAAACTTACCGGTTAAATTTCCTATGTTGCTTGCTCAGGGAGCCGAAGGTATTGCTGTAGGTTTGAGTACTCGTGTACTTCCACATAATTTTAATGAACTTATAGATGCTTCTATAAAACATTTAAAAGGAAAAAAATTCACTTTATTCCCCGATTTTCCTACGGGTGGAATTGCTGATATTTCAAATTATAATGATGGAATGCGGGGAGGTCGTGTAAGAGTGCGGGCTAAAATTAGCCAGTATGATAAAAATACCCTGGCAATTACCGAAATCCCCTATGGAACCACAACTACCTCGCTAATAGATTCTATTCTAAAAGCGAACGATAAGGGCAAGATTAAGGTCAAGAAGATTGAGGATAATACCGCTGCCGAAGTTGAGATACTTATTCATTTGCCAAATAATATTTCTCCAGATAGAACTATAGATGCGCTGTACGCATTTACCTATTGCGAGAATTCTATCGCACCGCTAGGCTGTGTAATTATTGATAATAAGCCTATTTTCCTTGGTGTTTCAGAAATATTAAGAAGCTCTACAGATCATACCCTTCATTTGCTGAAAAGGGAATTGGAGATCACGCTTGACGAATTGGAAGAGCAATGGCATTTTTCATCTTTAGAGCGAATTTTTATTGAAAAACGAATCTACCGTGAGATAGAAGAGGAAGAAACCTGGGATGGCGTGATCAATGCCATAGATGAAGGTTTAAAACCACATATAAAACACCTGAAGCGTGCCGTAACCCGCGAAGATATTACCAGGCTTACCGAAATTAGGATCAAAAGAATTTCGAAATTCGATTTAGATAAGGCGCAACAAAAAATTGAGTCTTTAGAAGATGAGATCGCCAATGTGAAGCATCATTTAGATCATTTGGTAGATTATGCCGTTGCCTATTTTACTAAACTGAAGAAAGATTACGGGCAGGAGAAAGATCGAAAAACCGAGCTTCGTATTTTTGATGATATAGAAGCAACCAAGGTCGTAATTAGAAACTCAAAACTTTATGTAAACCGTAAAGAAGGTTTTATTGGTACTGCACTTAAGAAAGACGAGTATGTCACCGATTGTAGTGATATAGACGATATTATTTGCTTTACTGCAGATGGTAAAATGATGGTCACCAAGGTAGATACTAAAACCTTTATTGGAAAAGATATTATTCACGTCGCTATCTTTAAGAAAAAAGATAAACGAACCATTTATAATATGATTTATCGCGATGGTAAAGGCGGAGCATCGTATATAAAAAGATTTTCGGTGACCTCGGTAACCCGCGATAGGGAATACGATTTAACCCAGGGTAAAAAAGATTCAAAAGTGCATTACTTTACAGCAAATCCTAATGGGGAAGCTGAAGTAGTGACTATTTTCCTAAGACAGGTTGGGAGCATTAAAAAACTAAAATTTGATGTTGACTTTGCCGATATGCTTATTAAGGGCAGAAATGTAAAAGGAAATATTGTTACTAAATACGCTGTAAAACGCGTAGAGCTAAAAGAAGAAGGTGTTTCTACCTTAAAGCCAAGAAGAATCTGGTTTGATGAAACGGTAAAAAGATTGAATGTTGATGAACGCGGAGAACTTCTTGGAGAATTTAGGGGAGAAGATCGCATTTTGATCGTTACCCAGGACGGAACTGCAAAAACCATAATCCCTGAACTTACTACCCGTTTTGATGAAGAAATGGTAGTATTGGAAAAATGGGTGCCGAAAAAACCAATTTCAGCAATTTACTGGGAGCCAGAAAAAGAGCGTTTTTATGTAAAACGTTTTTTAATAGAAAATCCGGATAAGGAGGAAAAATTTATCAGCGAACATGAAAACTCCTATTTAGAACTGGTTTCTACCGATTATTACCCGCAAGCGGAAATTGTATTCTCAAAACAACGTGGTAAAGAACAGCGTCCTAACGAAGAAGTTAATATTGAAGAATTCATTTCGGTAAAAGGTATTAAGGCTCTTGGAAACCAATTAACTACAGATAAGGTTAAACAGATAAATCCGTTAGAACCTTTACCCTACGAAGAGGAAGACGAAACACCTGCAGAAGATATTGAGGTGGTAGATGATGAAGCGGTTTCGGATGAAAAGAATAAGTTAAATATCGTTGGTAAAAAGGAAGATAAAGCTGACTCTTCTGAAAGCCAGGGGACATTATTTGATGAGTAA